In the genome of Pseudopipra pipra isolate bDixPip1 chromosome 4, bDixPip1.hap1, whole genome shotgun sequence, one region contains:
- the PPP2CB gene encoding serine/threonine-protein phosphatase 2A catalytic subunit beta isoform encodes MEEKGFAKELDQWIEQLNECRQLSESQVRSLCEKAKEILTKESNVQEVRCPVTVCGDVHGQFHDLMELFRIGGKSPDTNYLFMGDYVDRGYYSVETVTLLVALKVRYPERITILRGNHESRQITQVYGFYDECLRKYGNANVWKYFTDLFDYLPLTALVDGQIFCLHGGLSPSIDTLDHIRALDRLQEVPHEGPMCDLLWSDPDDRGGWGISPRGAGYTFGQDISETFNHANGLTLVSRAHQLVMEGYNWCHDRNVVTIFSAPNYCYRCGNQAAIMELDDTLKYSFLQFDPAPRRGEPHVTRRTPDYFL; translated from the exons ATGGAGGAGAAGGGCTTCGCCAAGGAGCTCGACCAGTGGATCGAGCAGCTGAACGAGTGCCGGCAGCTGAGCGAGAGCCAGGTCCGCAGCCTCTGCGAGAAG GCTAAAGAAATCCTTACAAAAGAGTCGAACGTGCAAGAGGTACGATGCCCTGTCACCGTCTGCGGGGATGTCCACGGGCAGTTCCACGACCTCATGGAGCTCTTCAGGATCGGCGGGAAGTCGCCGGACACAAATTACCTGTTCATGGGAGACTACGTGGACAGAGGCTATTACTCCGTGGAGACGGTGACTCTCCTAGTAGCGTTGAAG GTGCGCTACCCGGAACGCATCACGATCCTGAGGGGCAACCACGAAAGCAGGCAAATCACACAAGTCTACGGCTTCTACGACGAGTGTCTGCGCAAGTACGGCAACGCCAACGTCTGGAAGTACTTCACAGACCTCTTTGATTATCTCCCACTCACAGCTCTAGTAGACGGCCAG ATATTCTGCCTCCACGGTGGCCTCTCTCCATCCATAGATACACTGGATCATATCAGGGCTCTGGACCGCCTGCAGGAAGTTCCACACGAG GGTCCGATGTGTGATCTGTTGTGGTCGGATCCGGATGACCGCGGTGGCTGGGGCATATCTCCACGTGGTGCTGGCTACACCTTCGGGCAGGATATCTCCGAAACATTTAACCACGCCAATGGTCTCACACTGGTCTCCCGTGCTCACCAGCTGGTCATGGAG GGTTATAACTGGTGCCACGACCGGAATGTGGTTACCATTTTCAGTGCCCCCAATTACTGCTACCGCTGTGGGAACCAGGCTGCTATCATGGAACTAGATgacactttaaaatattcttt cctccagTTTGACCCAGCACCTCGTCGTGGAGAGCCTCATGTTACCCGTCGTACCCCAGACTACTTCCTATAA